A region from the Candidatus Electrothrix scaldis genome encodes:
- a CDS encoding HypC/HybG/HupF family hydrogenase formation chaperone yields the protein MCLAIPGKLTEIYQKDKLRMAKIDFGGIAKEICLEFVPEAELGDYALVHAGFAISLMTETEAQENIQLIQEVSRFGNETS from the coding sequence ATGTGCCTTGCTATCCCAGGAAAACTCACAGAAATATATCAGAAGGATAAACTCCGTATGGCCAAGATCGACTTCGGCGGTATAGCCAAGGAGATCTGCCTGGAATTTGTCCCTGAAGCCGAATTGGGCGATTACGCCTTGGTCCATGCGGGCTTTGCCATCAGCCTGATGACGGAGACAGAAGCCCAGGAAAACATCCAGCTGATTCAGGAGGTTTCGCGCTTTGGCAATGAAACATCTTGA
- the hypE gene encoding hydrogenase expression/formation protein HypE encodes MTTMNKPDFAGATCPTPHQAKETVLLGHGSGGTLSRELVEQVFLPELGEAAPRTLDDAAIIETAEQGQRLALSTDSHVVEPLFFPGGDIGHLAVCGTVNDLAMMGARPLALTCGFILEEGLPFATLRQVLASMRAAAEEAGIYFAAGDTKVVQRGSADKMFINTSGLGVVDQGVQISGANARPGDVIIVSGTLGDHGITVLATREGLGFETDLASDAAPLNHLVQAMLAAGTIHVLRDPTRGGLATSLVEISEQSQVTLLIEEDKLPVKPAVRAACEMLGFDPLFIANEGKLVAFVPPEDAEAVLATMRQTKYGEDATIIGRVLEAGKAQVQLQTAIGGTRLLDMLPGELLPRIC; translated from the coding sequence ATGACGACCATGAATAAGCCTGATTTTGCAGGAGCAACCTGCCCTACTCCACATCAAGCCAAAGAAACCGTCCTGCTCGGACACGGCTCCGGTGGCACCCTGAGTCGGGAGCTGGTGGAACAGGTCTTTCTCCCGGAGCTGGGTGAGGCAGCCCCGCGCACCCTGGACGATGCCGCAATCATTGAGACGGCGGAGCAGGGACAACGCCTAGCCCTGAGCACGGATTCCCATGTTGTTGAACCGCTCTTCTTTCCTGGCGGGGATATCGGTCATCTGGCCGTCTGCGGGACCGTCAATGATCTGGCAATGATGGGGGCAAGGCCCTTGGCACTGACCTGCGGCTTTATCCTGGAAGAGGGTCTGCCCTTTGCCACCCTCCGGCAGGTGCTGGCCTCCATGCGGGCAGCGGCTGAGGAGGCTGGTATTTACTTTGCTGCGGGCGACACTAAGGTGGTGCAGCGCGGTAGTGCTGATAAGATGTTCATCAATACCTCCGGGCTGGGGGTGGTGGACCAAGGCGTACAGATTTCCGGGGCCAATGCCCGGCCTGGAGATGTCATCATTGTCTCCGGCACTCTGGGTGACCACGGCATCACCGTGCTGGCCACCCGTGAGGGCCTGGGGTTTGAGACCGATCTGGCCAGCGATGCAGCCCCGCTCAACCATCTGGTCCAGGCCATGCTGGCCGCCGGGACTATCCATGTCCTCCGTGACCCCACCCGGGGTGGGTTGGCAACTTCCCTGGTGGAGATTTCTGAGCAATCCCAGGTCACCCTGCTGATTGAGGAGGACAAGCTCCCGGTAAAACCTGCGGTTCGGGCAGCCTGCGAAATGCTGGGCTTTGATCCGCTCTTTATCGCCAATGAGGGCAAGCTGGTCGCCTTTGTCCCACCGGAGGATGCCGAGGCCGTGCTTGCCACTATGCGCCAGACCAAGTACGGGGAAGATGCAACGATTATCGGCAGGGTTCTTGAGGCAGGAAAGGCACAAGTGCAGCTGCAAACAGCTATCGGCGGAACACGCTTGCTGGATATGCTTCCGGGAGAGCTGCTTCCGAGGATTTGTTGA
- a CDS encoding hydrogenase maturation protease: MRDLPSQSSTISTLIVGLGNPILGDDGVGWRVAEEVSKQSGIPMGDAPLPGLHDLEQQPVTIECYSLAGLSLMERLIGYDRVILIDALNTGKHPQGEVVCFTLDDMEDLTHGHTTSAHDVSLKQALKLGRSMGESLPDDNQVYIIAVEASHVYDFQEELSPAIATAVPLAVQKVLELIDT; the protein is encoded by the coding sequence ATGCGTGATCTACCCTCTCAATCATCCACCATATCCACCCTCATAGTCGGCCTCGGCAACCCCATCCTCGGAGATGACGGCGTAGGCTGGCGAGTCGCCGAGGAAGTCAGCAAACAGAGCGGCATTCCAATGGGCGACGCTCCCCTGCCCGGCCTGCATGACCTGGAGCAGCAACCAGTCACCATTGAGTGCTACTCGCTGGCTGGCCTCAGCCTGATGGAGCGCCTCATCGGCTATGACCGGGTGATCCTCATTGATGCCCTGAACACTGGCAAGCACCCGCAGGGCGAGGTAGTTTGCTTCACCCTGGACGATATGGAGGACCTGACCCACGGCCACACGACCTCAGCCCATGATGTCTCGCTTAAACAAGCCCTCAAACTGGGTCGTAGCATGGGTGAATCCCTACCCGATGACAACCAGGTGTATATTATCGCGGTAGAGGCTTCCCACGTCTACGATTTCCAAGAAGAGCTCAGCCCAGCAATAGCTACTGCGGTACCGCTAGCTGTGCAGAAGGTACTGGAACTGATTGACACGTAG
- a CDS encoding DUF2813 domain-containing protein — translation MQLIEIKIENFRGIRSLHLPFDELTVLIGENNTGKSTVLEAIKLILTRGFGVRRGGQFTEYDFHLKDADATPQTANPISIILHFAEHQEDEWPEVVVQQLNEVIQFDTNGLNHIRLLAKGFFQAESSSFQTQWAFLDSGDSELPLKNATPINLLSRFIPLFFLSALRDASLEFGQRGQFWSGFLKSIQLPEDQQKRIEDMLREVNSSVIRANTGLEKVREKIADTGRLVPLDSTDPVALEAIPTRVFDMVGKIQVHLKSSYGAKLPMQRHGEGTQSLAVLMLFQAFVAANLSEAYAPESTPILVLEEPEAHLHPSAIRSLGAFLKDLTGQILVSSHSGDLVSRVPVMALRRLYKHNGETKIGRVEEGSFTDRELQAIDYSIRFTRGHYLFSRCWLLVEGESDFHLMPLLFEAMGHSQDQVSFSVLELSQVIDKGEPLIKFANALGIQWFLMADGDSAGRDYVKRAQKYLMTGQTPTDHARTLEQIDIEHEFWHAGYHDVITNIVDPQSKINIENEIDDDAKKTKHLIKAAIKGAGGKPAFAQMLAAEIKQRGPNTIPQTIRDIIARIVQLAGA, via the coding sequence ATGCAACTTATAGAGATTAAAATAGAAAATTTTCGCGGTATCCGATCTCTGCACCTGCCGTTTGACGAGTTGACTGTACTCATCGGAGAGAATAACACCGGAAAATCAACCGTATTAGAAGCCATTAAGCTGATTTTGACACGAGGATTCGGTGTTAGACGTGGAGGTCAGTTTACAGAATACGATTTCCATCTAAAAGATGCTGACGCGACACCACAAACAGCCAACCCTATATCAATCATATTGCATTTTGCCGAGCATCAGGAAGACGAATGGCCGGAAGTAGTTGTTCAACAACTGAACGAGGTCATTCAATTCGACACAAACGGCTTGAACCATATCCGGTTGCTGGCAAAGGGCTTTTTCCAGGCTGAGTCAAGCTCCTTCCAAACCCAATGGGCTTTTCTTGATTCAGGTGACTCAGAACTACCTCTCAAGAACGCCACACCAATCAACCTGCTTTCCCGTTTTATTCCCCTTTTCTTTCTCTCGGCACTTCGTGATGCCTCTCTGGAATTCGGCCAGCGCGGCCAATTTTGGAGCGGATTTCTGAAATCTATCCAGCTTCCCGAAGATCAGCAAAAACGAATAGAAGATATGCTCCGAGAGGTCAACTCATCCGTTATTCGTGCCAACACAGGTCTGGAAAAAGTCAGGGAGAAAATCGCTGATACAGGACGACTTGTTCCGCTGGATTCAACAGATCCCGTGGCACTGGAGGCAATCCCCACCCGCGTCTTCGACATGGTTGGAAAAATCCAGGTTCATCTGAAATCAAGCTACGGTGCTAAACTTCCCATGCAGAGACATGGTGAAGGAACTCAGAGCCTTGCCGTATTGATGTTATTTCAAGCATTCGTGGCAGCGAACCTGTCCGAGGCCTATGCTCCGGAATCAACCCCTATACTGGTATTAGAAGAACCCGAGGCTCACCTGCATCCTTCAGCAATCCGTTCATTGGGAGCATTTTTAAAGGATCTGACGGGTCAGATTCTTGTTTCCAGTCATTCCGGCGATCTTGTCTCAAGAGTTCCTGTCATGGCTTTGCGCAGATTGTATAAGCATAATGGAGAAACGAAAATCGGACGTGTTGAGGAAGGCTCCTTCACTGATCGAGAGTTACAAGCTATCGACTACAGTATACGATTTACCAGAGGACATTATCTATTTTCACGCTGCTGGCTGTTGGTTGAGGGAGAATCAGATTTTCACCTTATGCCGCTGCTCTTTGAGGCTATGGGTCACTCTCAAGATCAAGTCAGTTTCTCAGTCCTTGAACTCAGTCAGGTTATCGATAAAGGTGAACCGCTTATAAAGTTTGCCAACGCACTGGGTATACAGTGGTTCTTAATGGCAGATGGAGACTCGGCCGGAAGGGACTATGTGAAACGTGCCCAAAAATACCTTATGACGGGACAAACTCCAACAGATCATGCTCGTACTTTGGAACAGATTGATATAGAACACGAATTTTGGCATGCCGGATATCATGATGTCATAACCAACATAGTTGACCCGCAAAGCAAAATTAATATTGAAAATGAAATAGACGATGATGCAAAAAAAACAAAGCATCTGATCAAAGCAGCCATTAAAGGAGCTGGCGGAAAACCTGCCTTTGCTCAAATGCTGGCTGCTGAAATCAAGCAACGCGGTCCGAACACTATTCCGCAAACCATCCGAGATATTATAGCCCGTATTGTGCAACTGGCCGGAGCATGA
- the hypD gene encoding hydrogenase formation protein HypD translates to MKHLDEYRDPAQVKTLLRKIEELVSQHWVIMEICGGQTHSFLRHGLNALLPPQIELVHGPGCPVCVTPLEQIDKAIAIASRPEVIFTSYGDMLRVPGSSTDLFSVRAKGSDVRVVYSPLEAVQLAEAHPDKEVVFFAIGFETTAPANAMAVLLAQRKGITNFSIITAQVRVPPAMEAILQAESCRVQGFLAAGHVCAVMGFHEYLPLAEKYQVPIMVTGFEPVDLLQGLYATIRQLEGGQALVENQYQRTVSQQGNTAAQQSIQQAFRAVDRKWRGIGTIPQSGWGLRSELAAFDAELKFEVQGLLTQESPLCIAGEILQGLKKTVECPAFGKECTPQNPLGAPMVSSEGACAAYYRYHR, encoded by the coding sequence ATGAAACATCTTGACGAATACCGCGACCCGGCCCAAGTCAAGACTCTGCTCCGGAAGATAGAGGAACTTGTCAGCCAGCACTGGGTGATCATGGAGATCTGCGGTGGACAGACCCACTCCTTTCTCCGCCACGGCCTGAATGCCCTCCTCCCGCCCCAGATTGAATTGGTCCACGGGCCGGGTTGCCCGGTCTGCGTGACCCCGCTGGAGCAGATCGACAAGGCCATTGCCATTGCCTCCCGTCCCGAGGTTATCTTCACCTCCTACGGTGATATGTTGCGGGTGCCCGGTTCCAGCACGGATCTCTTTTCCGTGCGTGCCAAGGGTAGCGACGTACGGGTGGTCTACTCGCCCCTGGAGGCGGTCCAGCTCGCTGAGGCCCATCCAGACAAGGAGGTGGTCTTTTTTGCCATTGGCTTCGAAACCACGGCCCCGGCCAATGCAATGGCGGTCCTGCTGGCCCAGCGGAAGGGAATCACTAACTTCTCTATCATCACGGCTCAGGTTCGGGTACCGCCAGCAATGGAGGCCATTCTCCAGGCCGAATCCTGCCGGGTTCAGGGCTTTCTGGCAGCAGGCCATGTCTGCGCGGTCATGGGTTTTCACGAATATCTCCCTCTGGCGGAAAAATACCAAGTACCCATCATGGTCACCGGTTTTGAACCTGTTGATCTGCTCCAAGGTCTGTACGCGACCATCAGGCAGTTGGAGGGAGGACAGGCCCTGGTGGAAAATCAATATCAGCGGACAGTCAGCCAACAGGGGAATACAGCGGCCCAACAGAGCATCCAGCAGGCCTTCCGGGCTGTTGACCGCAAATGGCGTGGCATCGGTACTATCCCGCAAAGTGGCTGGGGCCTGCGCTCTGAGCTGGCCGCCTTTGATGCAGAATTAAAGTTTGAGGTACAGGGCCTGCTTACCCAGGAATCACCGCTCTGCATTGCAGGCGAGATCCTTCAGGGACTGAAAAAAACCGTGGAATGCCCTGCCTTTGGCAAAGAATGCACCCCGCAAAATCCGCTCGGCGCCCCTATGGTTTCCTCGGAAGGGGCCTGCGCGGCCTATTACAGGTACCATAGATAA
- the hypA gene encoding hydrogenase maturation nickel metallochaperone HypA: MHELSVTQSILDIVLQHAKERKVQQVNLVIGQFSSIVDDSVQFYWDIIAKETLAAEAKLHFERIPGEMTCSSCNHVFHPGSETFLCPACESNAVRVSGGREFQVDSIDVE; encoded by the coding sequence ATGCACGAACTCTCCGTCACCCAAAGCATTCTTGATATCGTCCTGCAACACGCCAAGGAACGAAAGGTCCAGCAGGTCAATCTGGTGATCGGCCAGTTTTCATCCATTGTCGATGATTCGGTGCAATTCTATTGGGATATTATCGCCAAGGAGACCTTGGCAGCAGAGGCAAAACTCCATTTTGAACGCATCCCCGGCGAGATGACCTGTAGTAGCTGCAACCACGTCTTTCACCCCGGCAGCGAAACCTTTCTCTGTCCGGCCTGCGAAAGCAATGCGGTACGGGTCAGCGGCGGTCGGGAGTTTCAGGTGGACAGTATTGATGTTGAATAA
- a CDS encoding carbamoyltransferase HypF: protein MFVRVQGLVQGVGFRPFVYGLATNLGLCGWVRNTSAEVEILLQGQDEALEKFLACLQKDAPSLARIDAISTEPDFSAGQQEETYRDFTILLSEEQKDKRQGVQPIQPIAPDAALCPDCARELLDPTDTRYLYPFISCTNCGPRFTIIQDLPVDRQRTVMQAFPLCPTCQKEYENPLDRRFHAQASACPVCGPSLNLYEVTTSRRGEPMCSPSPDSVGARHTVPLHITGQTHRSASTNLNLDVLLTARRLLREGKILAIKGLGGFHLACDAENPAAVAELRRRKNRPDKPFALMAANLEQVRAICQVSEAEAELLQGSEKPIVLLETKHSVPTVKTMGYVRPAPPGRQEKSVPEGQSIIAQSFKTGLENQYEDIAPNLDRLGCMLPYTPLHLLLLNQTDPVLAQEPTPALLVMTSGNRSGEPIITENEEALAQLAPLADALLLHDRPIHSRCDDSVLRIDKENRTALFLRRSRGYAPYPIQLPFTVEPILAVGGQLKNTFCLAEGRQAFLSQHIGDMDEVATCNTFEASVQQAGKLFRIQPKYIAHDLHPQYFTSSYAQRESQRNGLPCLAAQHHHAHIAACMADNGLEDRKLIGLAFDGTGYGPDGTIWGGEVLLASYGDFERFAHLQCFPLPGGEAAIRQPWRIAVGATHALGIESAELDDLPFLDHIEPQALSIIRQQVDKQINCPQTSSLGRLFDAAASLIGIRNQVNYEAQAAIELEVLSKSYLNSTAPYPADLFSTDGSERIVPLQGLFQAIIEDVQRQEPAGLIGARLHHTLAQLAITLCRKAQATTGLQEVALSGGVWQNQILLNLVRQGLEEQGLTVYCHQQVPCNDGGLALGQLAVASHQIE from the coding sequence ATGTTCGTCCGGGTACAGGGGCTGGTGCAGGGCGTGGGGTTTCGCCCCTTTGTCTACGGTCTGGCAACAAACTTAGGGCTGTGCGGCTGGGTGCGCAATACCTCTGCTGAGGTGGAGATTCTCCTCCAAGGACAGGACGAGGCTCTTGAAAAATTCCTTGCCTGCCTGCAAAAGGATGCACCCTCACTGGCCCGCATTGATGCCATCTCCACCGAGCCAGATTTTTCTGCAGGGCAACAGGAAGAAACGTACAGGGATTTTACTATCCTGCTCTCCGAGGAACAGAAGGATAAAAGGCAAGGCGTACAACCCATTCAACCCATAGCACCGGATGCGGCTCTCTGCCCGGACTGCGCACGGGAGCTGCTGGATCCCACCGACACGCGCTATCTCTACCCTTTTATCAGCTGCACCAATTGCGGCCCACGTTTTACCATTATTCAGGATCTGCCTGTGGACCGCCAACGTACGGTTATGCAGGCATTTCCCCTTTGCCCGACCTGTCAGAAAGAATACGAAAACCCGCTGGATCGTCGCTTCCATGCCCAGGCCTCAGCCTGTCCGGTGTGCGGGCCATCCCTCAACCTGTATGAGGTCACGACATCCCGTAGGGGCGAACCTATGTGTTCGCCCTCCCCGGATTCCGTAGGGGCACGGCATACCGTGCCCCTACATATCACCGGGCAGACACACAGGTCTGCCTCTACAAATCTGAATCTGGATGTGCTGCTCACCGCCCGTCGCCTTTTACGCGAAGGCAAGATCCTCGCCATAAAGGGGCTAGGCGGTTTTCATCTGGCCTGTGATGCAGAAAACCCTGCTGCGGTGGCAGAACTGCGCCGTCGCAAGAACCGCCCGGATAAACCCTTTGCCCTCATGGCAGCGAATCTGGAGCAGGTCAGAGCTATTTGTCAGGTCAGCGAGGCAGAAGCGGAACTTCTTCAGGGATCAGAAAAACCGATCGTTCTCTTAGAAACGAAACACTCCGTGCCCACCGTTAAAACGATGGGCTATGTTCGCCCGGCCCCTCCGGGGCGGCAGGAAAAAAGCGTCCCGGAGGGACAGTCGATAATAGCCCAGTCTTTCAAGACTGGGCTCGAAAACCAATATGAAGACATTGCCCCCAACCTGGACCGGCTGGGCTGCATGTTGCCTTATACCCCGCTCCACCTCCTCCTACTCAATCAAACAGACCCGGTTCTTGCCCAAGAACCTACCCCGGCTCTGCTGGTGATGACCAGTGGCAACCGCAGCGGCGAACCCATTATCACGGAGAACGAGGAGGCCCTTGCCCAGCTGGCTCCCTTGGCCGATGCCCTGCTCCTTCACGACCGGCCCATCCACAGCCGCTGCGATGACTCGGTGCTGCGGATAGACAAAGAAAACCGCACAGCCCTTTTTCTCCGCAGGAGTCGGGGCTATGCCCCCTATCCGATCCAGCTCCCTTTTACCGTCGAGCCGATACTGGCTGTGGGTGGTCAGCTCAAGAATACCTTTTGCCTGGCCGAGGGAAGGCAGGCTTTTCTTAGTCAGCATATCGGAGACATGGACGAAGTAGCAACCTGTAATACCTTTGAAGCAAGCGTACAGCAGGCTGGCAAGCTCTTCCGCATCCAGCCAAAATACATCGCCCACGACCTCCACCCGCAATACTTCACCAGCAGTTATGCCCAAAGAGAATCTCAACGCAACGGGCTCCCCTGCCTTGCGGCCCAGCACCACCATGCCCATATCGCGGCCTGTATGGCAGATAATGGCCTGGAGGATAGAAAACTCATCGGCCTTGCCTTTGACGGCACCGGTTATGGCCCGGACGGTACCATCTGGGGCGGCGAGGTTCTGCTTGCCTCCTATGGAGATTTTGAGCGCTTTGCCCATCTCCAATGCTTCCCCTTGCCTGGCGGTGAGGCAGCCATCCGGCAGCCCTGGCGTATTGCGGTAGGTGCAACCCATGCCCTTGGTATAGAAAGCGCGGAACTTGACGACCTGCCCTTTCTCGATCATATTGAACCCCAGGCCCTGAGCATTATCCGGCAGCAGGTGGATAAGCAGATTAATTGCCCCCAGACCTCTTCGTTGGGACGGCTCTTTGATGCAGCGGCCAGCCTGATCGGCATCCGCAATCAGGTGAATTACGAGGCCCAGGCAGCCATTGAGCTGGAGGTACTTTCTAAGTCCTACTTGAACTCAACAGCCCCCTACCCAGCTGATCTTTTCTCTACTGATGGTTCAGAGAGGATTGTTCCCTTACAGGGACTGTTCCAGGCCATAATAGAGGATGTCCAAAGGCAAGAACCAGCAGGCCTGATCGGAGCACGACTCCATCATACTCTTGCCCAGCTCGCCATCACGCTCTGCCGCAAGGCCCAAGCCACAACCGGTCTCCAGGAGGTGGCCCTGTCCGGCGGGGTTTGGCAGAATCAAATTCTGCTCAATCTGGTCCGTCAGGGTCTGGAAGAACAGGGGCTAACCGTCTATTGCCATCAACAGGTTCCCTGCAATGACGGTGGCCTTGCCTTGGGTCAGCTTGCTGTGGCCAGTCATCAAATAGAATAG
- a CDS encoding ATP-dependent helicase — MIDLSLLNENQREAVLWDKGALLVLAGPGSGKTRVLTYRIVRILEQSAGQYFRILALTFTNKAAAEMRSRVEELVPGELGRVRLTTFHSYAAELLQQHGSHLNFRPDFQILSNDADREALLDDVLVRINKRLDYSLPNHFRAAQLLPALTRLLEKCIPADQAETLLQQANVENAIPLARVYAAYRDALRRNNSLDFPSLIAESLDLLNKYPFLVKHIRKVYKHILVDEFQDTNHSQYRVLSLIAQSDPSTLFVVADDDQIIYQWNGASPKRIQALRNDFGISALQLPENYRCPALVIELANALIEKNLNRSAGKKPLKAVKQGETGDVVRIYRFNDIDEEARWIAQDIAQRNPADRKDCAVLARTKKLLELAGRKLEEANIPVYYATRKSEFKSAPLRMLHAIFRLVNSKEDKQSLARLSKAFYELEGISIELAPVLSRASADGKDLLRAWIDEVKRRDALEKRTIQLLETDIKPLLNSLNYRSFADNLLIWAEACQNTSRQDENAFDEFEEEREVWKQLLSEIIKKFEGEDVSLHQLLHELDLTSKTPPKPPEAIPCFTVHASKGMEFEHVYLMGLVEDQLPSWAAVKKGDDSLEMQEERRNCFVAITRAQETLTLTFSKKVFGWSKHPSRFLKEMGIEL, encoded by the coding sequence ATGATTGACTTATCTTTACTTAACGAAAATCAGCGTGAGGCTGTGTTGTGGGACAAGGGTGCTCTTCTTGTACTCGCCGGTCCCGGGTCTGGAAAAACACGAGTTTTGACCTATCGTATTGTTCGAATTTTAGAGCAATCAGCAGGACAGTATTTTCGAATTCTTGCGTTAACATTCACCAATAAGGCTGCTGCTGAAATGCGCAGCAGGGTTGAGGAGCTGGTTCCCGGTGAACTTGGTCGTGTACGGCTCACAACCTTCCACTCTTATGCAGCCGAGCTGCTTCAGCAGCACGGCAGTCATCTCAATTTTCGCCCTGACTTCCAAATCCTTTCAAATGATGCAGACCGCGAAGCATTGCTGGACGATGTCTTGGTTCGAATAAACAAACGCCTTGATTATTCGTTACCAAACCATTTTAGAGCAGCTCAACTCCTTCCGGCACTCACTCGACTTCTTGAAAAATGTATCCCGGCGGACCAAGCGGAAACCCTTCTCCAGCAAGCTAACGTAGAAAACGCTATCCCCTTGGCCCGTGTCTACGCTGCATACCGTGACGCACTGCGCCGGAATAATTCTCTCGATTTCCCAAGTCTGATCGCTGAGTCACTTGATCTTCTCAACAAATATCCCTTTTTAGTAAAGCATATCCGCAAAGTTTACAAACATATCCTTGTTGATGAATTCCAAGATACTAATCACTCCCAGTACCGGGTTCTCTCCCTTATCGCACAATCAGATCCTTCTACTCTATTCGTCGTCGCGGATGACGATCAAATTATCTATCAGTGGAACGGTGCCAGCCCTAAAAGAATTCAAGCATTGAGAAATGATTTCGGTATTTCGGCCTTACAGCTCCCGGAAAATTACCGTTGCCCAGCACTGGTTATCGAATTGGCCAATGCGCTCATTGAAAAAAATCTCAACCGATCTGCTGGCAAAAAACCGCTGAAAGCGGTTAAGCAAGGAGAAACCGGCGACGTTGTGCGCATATATCGCTTCAACGATATTGACGAGGAGGCAAGATGGATCGCCCAGGATATAGCTCAAAGGAACCCAGCCGACCGGAAGGATTGTGCTGTTCTCGCACGAACGAAGAAACTTCTTGAGTTAGCAGGAAGGAAACTCGAAGAGGCAAATATTCCTGTCTATTACGCAACTCGTAAAAGCGAATTCAAGAGTGCCCCTTTAAGAATGTTGCATGCAATTTTTCGACTGGTAAATTCAAAAGAAGACAAGCAATCACTCGCTCGGCTTTCAAAAGCATTCTATGAACTCGAGGGTATAAGTATTGAACTCGCTCCCGTCCTCTCCCGTGCTTCTGCGGACGGAAAAGATTTGCTACGCGCATGGATTGACGAAGTTAAGCGTCGCGATGCCTTGGAAAAACGCACGATACAATTGCTAGAAACAGATATTAAACCACTCCTGAATTCACTAAACTATCGATCCTTCGCAGACAACCTCCTAATATGGGCGGAAGCCTGTCAAAATACATCCCGACAGGACGAAAACGCCTTCGATGAGTTCGAGGAGGAACGAGAAGTCTGGAAACAGCTCCTTAGCGAGATAATCAAAAAATTCGAAGGAGAAGATGTGAGCCTGCACCAGTTACTTCATGAACTGGACCTCACATCCAAAACTCCACCTAAGCCACCGGAAGCCATCCCTTGTTTTACTGTTCATGCCTCAAAGGGAATGGAGTTCGAGCATGTCTATCTTATGGGGCTAGTGGAGGATCAATTGCCTAGTTGGGCTGCTGTCAAAAAAGGTGACGACTCACTCGAAATGCAAGAAGAACGTCGAAATTGTTTCGTTGCGATAACACGGGCGCAAGAGACCTTAACACTTACCTTTTCGAAAAAAGTCTTCGGTTGGTCAAAACACCCTTCTCGCTTTTTAAAGGAGATGGGGATAGAGCTATGA
- the hypB gene encoding hydrogenase nickel incorporation protein HypB codes for MCDGHNHTHSHTTTRVPVAEQILSANDRIAQRNHSLLHQKNIYGINIMASPGAGKTSVLLKTLEALQGRLKIGVIEGDPAGSIDTERAIKAGMPAIQVNTGGECHMDAVMMEDALSQLPLDDLDLLVVENVGNLICPANFRLGTHLNLVIASIPEGDDKPYKYPGMYMGMQALIVNKIDILPYVPFDMDYFQQGVEILNPGIATFPLSCRTGEGLDAWADWLVEKARAEITPK; via the coding sequence ATGTGCGATGGTCACAATCACACTCATAGCCATACAACAACACGGGTTCCTGTAGCAGAGCAGATTCTGTCCGCTAATGACAGAATCGCCCAGCGTAACCACAGCCTGTTACATCAAAAAAATATCTACGGCATCAACATCATGGCCTCACCCGGTGCTGGCAAGACCAGTGTCCTGCTCAAAACCTTGGAGGCTCTGCAAGGACGACTAAAAATTGGCGTCATTGAAGGCGATCCGGCGGGGTCCATTGATACAGAACGGGCGATTAAAGCGGGCATGCCAGCGATCCAGGTCAATACCGGCGGGGAATGTCATATGGATGCGGTGATGATGGAAGATGCCCTCAGCCAGCTGCCCCTGGATGACCTTGATCTGCTGGTGGTGGAAAATGTGGGCAACCTTATCTGTCCGGCCAATTTCCGGCTCGGTACCCACCTCAATCTGGTGATTGCCTCCATCCCGGAGGGCGATGATAAACCTTATAAATATCCAGGTATGTACATGGGCATGCAGGCCCTGATCGTCAACAAGATTGATATCCTGCCTTACGTGCCCTTTGATATGGATTATTTCCAGCAGGGTGTTGAAATTCTCAATCCCGGCATAGCCACCTTCCCGCTTTCCTGCCGGACCGGTGAAGGGCTGGATGCCTGGGCTGATTGGCTGGTTGAGAAAGCACGCGCGGAGATTACACCCAAATAA